One part of the Anaeromyxobacter sp. Fw109-5 genome encodes these proteins:
- a CDS encoding methyltransferase domain-containing protein codes for MAPFHARNGAGELLARYSFLEPLLAGRRVLEVGAAAATDGVTALFLAERGAAAVLSIADAEPELAAAREAGHHPFVQFRAAAAEALRPGTFDLALVADGAALARDPARLAALRRLLAPGGRLVTALPAGGVGLADLAGEPPAPDAPPYEAFVAALADQFPLVEVATQSATVGWVLALAGEGEDDEPDVAMDGTLAGTPETAAYVAVCGDEPCGLAGLAVVALPVTPLADGARAAAGAVAAAREALATAEAQRALAAGEAAQAAAERDAAASERAAERAARAESDAARAALAAEVNDARAAAEAADAALAPTRMAAEAARARAAELEALLEEEREGALELRAAVDRVRAAEAEHARETREARAGLEAARAEAQAAKSGLDAALARAIAAETRAAELEEAGDELAAARAEAAGRLEAVEAALHAADAERDAARAELDAGRAERDAARTELEAARAERDAARTELEAARTERDAARTAERDSRAGREAEGAELERVRTALEAAERERARQAAEAEAARCDRERMREEAASVRERLAALEEGTVARDAEGARLAEAAARAQEAVAAAQSARELLEAQVAELGARLEAEAERLRIAEARVAEAQARSEVVAGVEARAREAEEALRAAEGRAQAAERRAEELEARAAGAAELAGDAEARVLAAERAASERERELSAARGAAEERARAAETELARLRESAEAAGAEAASLEAELQAARWERDELAEKLRAAPAGGDATPDGAGEDAARLRDALAEALRRAADAEAAAVAARATAPEGAAEGAADALRAASVERDALAAQLAERDQKIARLQREVADKTDRLGRLAREMGELKARGAGKLWG; via the coding sequence ATGGCTCCCTTTCACGCGCGGAACGGCGCGGGCGAACTGCTCGCGCGCTACAGCTTCCTCGAGCCGCTGCTCGCCGGCCGGCGCGTGCTGGAGGTGGGCGCCGCGGCGGCGACGGACGGGGTGACCGCGCTCTTCCTCGCGGAGCGCGGCGCGGCGGCGGTGCTGTCGATCGCCGACGCCGAGCCGGAGCTGGCGGCGGCGCGCGAGGCGGGCCACCACCCCTTCGTGCAGTTCCGCGCCGCCGCGGCCGAGGCGCTCCGCCCCGGCACGTTCGACCTCGCGCTGGTCGCCGACGGCGCGGCCCTCGCCCGGGACCCGGCCCGCCTCGCGGCGCTCCGCCGGCTCCTCGCGCCGGGCGGCCGGCTCGTGACGGCGCTCCCGGCCGGCGGCGTCGGCCTCGCCGACCTCGCCGGCGAGCCGCCCGCCCCGGACGCGCCGCCGTACGAGGCGTTCGTGGCGGCGCTCGCGGATCAGTTCCCGCTCGTGGAGGTCGCGACGCAGTCGGCGACGGTCGGCTGGGTGCTCGCGCTCGCCGGCGAGGGGGAGGACGACGAGCCCGACGTGGCGATGGACGGCACGCTCGCCGGGACGCCGGAGACCGCCGCCTACGTCGCCGTCTGCGGCGACGAGCCGTGCGGGCTCGCGGGGCTCGCGGTGGTCGCCTTGCCGGTGACGCCGCTCGCGGACGGCGCGCGGGCCGCCGCCGGCGCCGTCGCCGCCGCGCGCGAGGCGCTCGCGACGGCCGAGGCGCAGCGTGCGCTCGCCGCCGGGGAGGCGGCGCAGGCGGCGGCCGAGCGGGACGCCGCCGCGAGCGAGCGCGCCGCGGAGCGGGCCGCGCGCGCCGAGTCGGACGCCGCGCGGGCGGCGCTCGCGGCGGAGGTGAACGACGCGCGCGCGGCGGCGGAGGCGGCCGACGCGGCGCTCGCGCCGACGCGGATGGCGGCCGAGGCCGCCCGGGCCCGGGCGGCCGAGCTCGAGGCGCTCCTGGAGGAGGAGCGCGAGGGCGCGCTCGAGCTGCGCGCCGCGGTCGATCGCGTGCGCGCGGCGGAGGCGGAGCACGCGCGAGAGACGCGGGAGGCGCGCGCCGGCCTGGAGGCCGCGCGCGCCGAGGCCCAGGCGGCGAAGAGCGGCCTCGACGCCGCGCTCGCCCGCGCCATCGCCGCGGAGACGCGCGCGGCGGAGCTGGAGGAGGCGGGCGACGAGCTCGCCGCTGCGCGGGCGGAGGCGGCCGGGCGGCTCGAGGCGGTGGAGGCCGCGCTCCACGCGGCGGACGCGGAGCGCGACGCGGCCCGGGCCGAGCTCGACGCGGGCCGCGCCGAGCGCGACGCGGCCCGGACCGAGCTCGAGGCAGCGCGGGCCGAGCGCGACGCGGCCCGGACCGAGCTCGAGGCAGCGCGGACCGAGCGCGACGCCGCGCGGACGGCGGAGCGCGACTCCCGCGCCGGGCGCGAGGCCGAGGGGGCCGAGCTGGAGCGGGTGCGCACGGCGCTCGAGGCCGCGGAGCGGGAGCGGGCGCGCCAGGCCGCGGAGGCGGAGGCCGCGCGGTGCGACCGCGAGCGGATGCGGGAGGAGGCCGCGTCGGTGCGCGAGCGGCTCGCGGCGCTGGAGGAGGGGACGGTCGCGCGCGACGCGGAGGGCGCCCGGCTGGCGGAGGCCGCGGCGCGGGCGCAGGAGGCGGTCGCCGCCGCGCAGTCGGCGCGCGAGCTGCTCGAGGCGCAGGTGGCGGAGCTGGGCGCGCGCCTCGAGGCCGAGGCGGAGCGGCTCCGCATCGCGGAGGCGCGCGTGGCCGAGGCGCAGGCGCGGTCGGAGGTCGTCGCGGGGGTCGAGGCGCGGGCGCGCGAGGCGGAGGAGGCGCTCCGCGCCGCGGAGGGGCGGGCCCAGGCGGCGGAGCGGCGGGCGGAGGAGCTCGAGGCGCGCGCGGCCGGGGCGGCCGAGCTCGCGGGGGACGCCGAGGCCCGCGTGCTCGCGGCGGAGCGCGCGGCGTCGGAGCGCGAGCGCGAGCTCTCCGCCGCGCGCGGCGCGGCCGAGGAGCGGGCGCGCGCCGCGGAGACCGAGCTCGCACGGCTGCGGGAGAGCGCCGAGGCGGCGGGCGCGGAGGCGGCGTCGCTCGAGGCCGAGCTGCAGGCCGCGCGCTGGGAGCGGGACGAGCTCGCCGAGAAGCTCCGCGCGGCGCCCGCAGGAGGGGACGCCACGCCGGACGGCGCCGGGGAGGACGCGGCCCGGTTGCGCGACGCGCTCGCCGAGGCGCTCCGGCGCGCCGCCGACGCCGAGGCCGCGGCGGTGGCCGCGCGGGCCACCGCTCCCGAGGGAGCCGCCGAGGGCGCCGCGGACGCGCTGCGGGCCGCCTCCGTCGAGCGCGACGCGCTCGCCGCGCAGCTCGCGGAGCGCGACCAGAAGATCGCGCGGCTGCAGCGCGAGGTGGCAGACAAGACCGATCGGCTGGGGCGCCTCGCGCGCGAGATGGGAGAGCTGAAGGCGAGGGGCGCGGGCAAGCTCTGGGGGTAG
- a CDS encoding PilZ domain-containing protein gives MSVPRRYERIDIELPCRLFIPGEVGLRFEAFCTSQNLGLGGLFVTSSFLLRAGLELYVELALPDGPLAIRSRIAHVVPHGDRAHPTGMGIEFLDVDAHGRETLLRYFTPARYTSFYEAFIAEFPHLDETVPLRDVSLVLNLWEEWKIRGEGGPLSTASGAPPAPALGEGTTDARGVRSRR, from the coding sequence ATGAGCGTCCCCCGTCGCTACGAGCGGATCGACATCGAGCTCCCCTGCCGTCTCTTCATCCCGGGGGAGGTCGGGCTCCGCTTCGAGGCGTTCTGCACCTCGCAGAACCTCGGCCTCGGGGGCCTGTTCGTCACCTCGAGCTTCCTGCTGCGCGCCGGCCTCGAGCTGTACGTGGAGCTCGCGCTCCCCGACGGCCCGCTCGCCATCCGCTCGCGCATCGCCCACGTCGTGCCGCACGGCGACCGCGCTCACCCCACGGGCATGGGGATCGAGTTCCTCGACGTCGACGCGCACGGCCGGGAGACGCTGCTCCGCTACTTCACCCCCGCGCGCTACACCAGCTTCTACGAGGCGTTCATCGCGGAGTTCCCGCACCTCGACGAGACGGTGCCGCTGCGCGACGTCTCGCTCGTCCTGAACCTGTGGGAGGAGTGGAAGATCCGCGGCGAGGGCGGGCCGCTCTCCACCGCCTCGGGGGCGCCCCCCGCGCCCGCGCTCGGCGAGGGCACCACGGACGCCCGCGGCGTGCGCTCGCGTCGCTAG
- a CDS encoding glycoside hydrolase family 57 protein, protein MQKARLALLWHMHQPPYRDADTGEYLLPWVRLHATRAYNDMAWMLERHPALRCTVNFTPILLEQLEDYVAGRARDRFLELSARPASELGHDERSAVVRGFFMVDWGRNVRPVPRYWELLHKRGQDLGDRDPRRLAAGFSDADLTDLQVHFNLAWMGFGALADDEGLRALREKGRDFDRADVAYLLEAQRRILAGVVPRWTRLAERGQVELSTTPYYHPILPLLCDSDAARRALPHLPLPPRFAHPEDARWHVREALASHERRFGHRPAGMWPAEGSVSPEAVEVLAREGVRWAASDEGVLLHSLPPTAPRLASVYRPWRIAAGEGRELTMLFRDRALSDAIGFTYAGVPAQEAAGDFVANVGAIARAWEAERLPGRPTVGVFLDGENAWEHYPESGREFLDRLYGGLAVSDAIETVTLSEATADAESGIVTRIHSGSWIEASYRVWIGHAEDRHAWTALGRARAALAEAERQGSVDAGRLEQARRHLHAAEASDWFWWYGDDFSTDLGAEFDGLFRGHVVRACLLIGATPPAEVLEPIKRVAPGAEARAAREPTALLAPRIDGRETTFFEWAGAGVHRPGQHRGSMFGGAQAFRELHFGFGLDALYLRLDPAESPARSAEVVSHVRVVILAGERQATVELAVVPDGAVRPGRAAAAELGEAAFGKVLEARLPFAALGLVPGGEVALGVHAVRGEVEVERLPRHGFVRFTVPDADFERVHWKV, encoded by the coding sequence ATGCAGAAGGCACGGCTCGCGCTCCTGTGGCACATGCACCAGCCGCCCTACCGCGACGCGGACACGGGCGAGTACCTGCTCCCCTGGGTCCGGTTGCACGCCACCCGCGCGTACAACGACATGGCGTGGATGCTGGAGCGCCACCCCGCGCTCCGCTGCACCGTCAACTTCACACCGATCCTGCTCGAGCAGCTCGAGGACTACGTCGCCGGCCGCGCGCGCGACCGCTTCCTCGAGCTCAGCGCGCGCCCCGCGAGCGAGCTCGGGCACGACGAGCGCAGCGCGGTGGTGCGGGGCTTCTTCATGGTGGACTGGGGCCGCAACGTGCGCCCGGTCCCGCGCTACTGGGAGCTCCTCCACAAGCGCGGCCAGGACCTGGGCGACCGTGATCCCCGGCGGCTCGCCGCCGGGTTCTCCGACGCGGACCTCACCGATCTGCAGGTGCACTTCAACCTCGCCTGGATGGGCTTCGGCGCGCTCGCGGACGACGAGGGGCTGCGGGCGCTGCGGGAGAAGGGGCGCGACTTCGACCGGGCCGACGTCGCCTACCTGCTCGAGGCCCAGCGGCGGATCCTCGCCGGCGTCGTCCCGCGCTGGACGCGGCTCGCGGAGCGCGGCCAGGTCGAGCTCTCCACGACGCCCTACTACCACCCGATCCTGCCGCTCCTCTGCGACAGCGACGCGGCGCGCAGGGCCTTGCCGCACCTCCCGCTCCCGCCACGCTTCGCGCACCCGGAGGACGCCCGCTGGCACGTGCGGGAGGCGCTCGCGAGCCACGAGCGCCGGTTCGGCCATCGGCCCGCCGGGATGTGGCCGGCCGAGGGATCGGTCTCGCCCGAGGCGGTGGAGGTGCTCGCGCGCGAGGGGGTCCGCTGGGCCGCGAGCGACGAGGGCGTGCTGCTCCACTCGCTCCCGCCGACCGCGCCGCGGCTCGCCTCGGTCTACCGGCCCTGGCGCATCGCCGCGGGCGAGGGGCGCGAGCTCACCATGCTCTTTCGCGATCGCGCGCTGTCGGACGCCATCGGCTTCACCTACGCGGGCGTGCCGGCGCAGGAGGCGGCGGGCGACTTCGTCGCGAACGTCGGCGCGATCGCGCGGGCGTGGGAGGCGGAGCGGCTCCCGGGCCGGCCCACGGTGGGCGTCTTCTTGGACGGGGAGAACGCCTGGGAGCACTACCCCGAGAGCGGCCGGGAGTTCCTGGACCGGCTCTACGGCGGGCTCGCCGTGAGCGACGCGATCGAGACGGTCACCCTCTCGGAGGCGACCGCGGACGCCGAGAGCGGCATCGTCACGCGCATCCACTCCGGCTCCTGGATCGAGGCCTCCTACCGCGTCTGGATCGGGCACGCCGAGGACCGCCACGCCTGGACCGCGCTCGGCCGCGCGCGCGCGGCGCTGGCGGAGGCGGAGCGCCAGGGGAGCGTGGACGCGGGCCGGCTGGAGCAGGCGCGCCGGCACCTCCACGCCGCCGAGGCGTCGGACTGGTTCTGGTGGTACGGCGACGACTTCTCGACCGACCTGGGCGCCGAGTTCGACGGGCTGTTCCGCGGGCACGTGGTGCGGGCGTGCCTCCTCATCGGCGCGACCCCGCCGGCGGAGGTGCTCGAGCCCATCAAGCGCGTGGCCCCCGGCGCCGAGGCGCGCGCGGCGCGCGAGCCCACGGCGCTGCTCGCCCCGCGCATCGACGGCCGCGAGACCACCTTCTTCGAGTGGGCGGGCGCGGGGGTCCACCGGCCGGGCCAGCACCGCGGCTCGATGTTCGGGGGCGCGCAGGCCTTCCGCGAGCTCCACTTCGGCTTCGGCCTCGACGCGCTCTACCTGCGGCTCGATCCGGCCGAGTCGCCGGCGCGCAGCGCCGAGGTGGTGAGCCACGTCCGCGTCGTCATCCTGGCGGGCGAGCGGCAGGCGACCGTGGAGCTCGCCGTCGTGCCGGACGGCGCGGTCCGCCCTGGGCGCGCGGCCGCAGCCGAGCTCGGCGAGGCGGCCTTCGGGAAGGTGCTGGAGGCGCGCCTCCCGTTCGCCGCGCTCGGACTCGTCCCCGGCGGCGAGGTCGCCCTCGGCGTCCACGCGGTGCGCGGCGAGGTCGAGGTCGAGCGGCTCCCCCGCCACGGGTTCGTGAGGTTCACCGTCCCGGACGCCGACTTCGAGCGCGTCCACTGGAAGGTGTAG
- a CDS encoding GGDEF domain-containing protein, with protein sequence MTGDPTRIRPPSPGASAAGSARLVFVEGAELLGVSLPLDREAVLGREAGCALRLPADDVSRRHARIAPADGGHVVEDLGSTNGTFVNGEAVTARRLASGDRIRVGPFVARYLAAGDEAARELEALAALARRDPLTGLANRRAFEEALAREVARAAREGGPLAAIALDVDHFKRVNDGYGHAAGDAVLVEVAARAAQGLRASDLLARVGGEELAALLPGATLEAAAEAAERIRARVAGAPIAAGELRLRVTLSAGCAALGPGEDGATLLARADARLYEAKRAGRDRVAG encoded by the coding sequence ATGACCGGCGACCCGACGCGCATCCGGCCTCCCTCGCCCGGCGCGTCGGCCGCGGGCTCGGCCCGCCTCGTGTTCGTCGAGGGCGCCGAGCTGCTCGGGGTGAGCCTCCCGCTGGACCGCGAGGCGGTGCTCGGACGCGAGGCGGGCTGCGCGCTCCGCCTGCCCGCCGACGACGTGTCGCGGCGGCACGCGCGGATCGCGCCGGCGGACGGCGGCCACGTCGTCGAGGATCTCGGCTCGACCAACGGGACCTTCGTGAACGGCGAGGCGGTGACGGCGCGCCGGCTCGCGAGCGGCGACCGCATCCGCGTCGGTCCCTTCGTGGCGCGCTACCTCGCCGCCGGGGACGAGGCCGCGCGCGAGCTGGAGGCGCTCGCGGCGCTGGCGCGGCGCGATCCGCTCACCGGCCTCGCGAACCGGCGGGCGTTCGAGGAGGCCCTCGCGCGGGAGGTGGCGCGGGCCGCCCGCGAGGGCGGGCCGCTCGCGGCCATCGCCCTCGACGTGGATCACTTCAAGCGCGTGAACGACGGGTACGGGCACGCCGCGGGTGACGCGGTGCTCGTCGAGGTGGCCGCGCGCGCGGCGCAGGGGCTCCGCGCGAGCGATCTCCTCGCGCGGGTGGGAGGCGAGGAGCTCGCGGCGTTGCTGCCCGGCGCGACCCTCGAGGCGGCGGCGGAGGCGGCGGAGCGGATCCGCGCCCGCGTCGCGGGCGCGCCCATCGCCGCCGGCGAGCTGCGCCTTCGGGTGACCCTCTCCGCCGGCTGCGCGGCGCTCGGGCCGGGGGAGGACGGGGCGACGCTCCTCGCCCGCGCCGACGCGAGGCTCTACGAGGCGAAGCGGGCGGGGCGGGACCGCGTCGCGGGCTGA
- a CDS encoding tetracycline resistance MFS efflux pump has protein sequence MKNRSALAILFVIVFIDLLGFGMVIPVMPLYAERLGASEAWTGLLSAGYSAMQFVFAPIWGRLSDRVGRRPVLLVSIAMTAVAFALYGLAGTFAMLLVSRLFAGAATANIAIARAFVADVTPPEGRARGMGIIGAAFGLGFVLGPALGGVLSQYSLSLPGFAAAGLAAANGIAAWAILPEPEHRYSVDRRRRFAAMREELGRPGIRRIIGIYFVTILAFSAMEATYAFLAKQRYGLAESAVSYVFAYIGVLLVLVQGGLIGRLSRRFGEKRLLVTGLVLQALALAALPFAGTVPGLLVATAPLAVGAGLTQPTLSALLSRFARAEDQGGTLGIGESAAAFGRILGPEAGTWTFGQWSIAFPYLGGAALMAFAAAIGVTVRPAGEER, from the coding sequence GTGAAGAACCGGTCCGCGCTCGCGATCCTCTTCGTCATCGTCTTCATCGATCTGCTCGGCTTCGGGATGGTCATCCCCGTGATGCCGCTCTACGCCGAGCGGCTCGGCGCGTCGGAGGCCTGGACCGGGCTCCTCTCCGCGGGGTACTCGGCGATGCAGTTCGTGTTCGCGCCGATCTGGGGCCGCCTCTCCGACCGGGTCGGGCGCCGCCCGGTGCTGCTCGTGTCCATCGCCATGACCGCGGTGGCCTTCGCCCTGTACGGGCTGGCGGGCACGTTCGCGATGCTGCTCGTCTCCCGCCTGTTCGCCGGCGCCGCCACCGCCAACATCGCCATCGCGCGGGCGTTCGTGGCCGACGTCACCCCTCCCGAGGGGCGCGCGCGGGGGATGGGCATCATCGGCGCGGCGTTCGGCCTCGGCTTCGTGCTCGGGCCGGCGCTCGGCGGAGTTCTCTCCCAGTATTCCCTGTCGCTCCCGGGCTTCGCCGCGGCCGGCCTCGCGGCCGCAAACGGGATCGCCGCCTGGGCCATCCTCCCCGAGCCGGAGCACCGCTACTCGGTGGACCGGCGGCGGCGGTTCGCCGCGATGCGCGAGGAGCTCGGCCGGCCCGGCATCCGCCGCATCATCGGCATCTACTTCGTCACGATCCTGGCCTTCAGCGCGATGGAGGCGACCTACGCGTTCCTGGCGAAGCAGCGCTACGGGCTCGCCGAGTCCGCCGTCTCCTACGTGTTCGCCTACATCGGCGTGCTGCTCGTGCTGGTGCAAGGGGGACTCATCGGGCGGCTGTCGCGGCGCTTCGGCGAGAAGCGGCTGCTCGTCACCGGGCTCGTGCTGCAGGCGCTGGCGCTCGCGGCGCTCCCGTTCGCGGGGACGGTTCCGGGGCTGCTCGTCGCGACCGCCCCGCTGGCCGTCGGCGCGGGCCTCACCCAGCCCACGCTCTCGGCCCTCCTCTCGCGGTTCGCCCGCGCGGAGGACCAGGGCGGCACCCTCGGGATCGGCGAGTCCGCCGCCGCCTTCGGCCGCATCCTCGGTCCAGAGGCGGGGACGTGGACCTTCGGGCAGTGGTCGATCGCGTTCCCGTACCTGGGCGGCGCGGCGCTGATGGCGTTCGCGGCGGCCATCGGCGTGACCGTGCGCCCCGCGGGCGAGGAGAGGTGA
- a CDS encoding DUF4931 domain-containing protein — translation MPDLRRDPIVGRWVIIATERARRPSDLVRPAEPAKAGLCPFCPGQEDKTPREVYVAGRPPSAPANGPGWSVRVVPNRFPALKIEGDLDREAEGIYDRMNGIGAHEVLVETPNHERQMKDLSVPELTEVLFSFKARILDLRNDLRFRYILLFKNQGQLAGASLDHAHSQLIALPVVPRQVVEEIEGAKRHYEHKERCIFCDIVGQERKERARLVHENEEFVVFAPWAPRSPFETWIVPKRHESNFEAEPKERLSLCAQALGTTLRRLAAALGDPAFNFIVHSNPLRDAASPSYHWHIEVMPALTQVAGFEWGSGFHINPVPPEEAAEFLRGVEG, via the coding sequence ATGCCGGACCTGCGCAGGGATCCCATCGTAGGGCGCTGGGTGATCATCGCGACCGAGCGCGCCCGGCGGCCGTCCGATCTGGTGCGTCCCGCCGAGCCCGCCAAGGCGGGGCTGTGCCCCTTCTGCCCGGGCCAGGAGGACAAGACGCCGCGCGAGGTGTACGTGGCGGGCCGGCCCCCTTCGGCGCCCGCGAACGGCCCGGGCTGGAGCGTGCGCGTCGTCCCGAACCGCTTCCCGGCCCTCAAGATCGAGGGCGACCTGGACCGCGAGGCCGAGGGCATCTACGACCGGATGAACGGGATCGGCGCGCACGAGGTGCTCGTCGAGACGCCGAACCACGAGCGGCAGATGAAGGACCTCTCGGTCCCGGAGCTCACCGAGGTCCTCTTCTCGTTCAAGGCGCGGATCCTGGACCTCCGCAACGACCTGCGCTTCCGCTACATCCTGCTCTTCAAGAACCAGGGCCAGCTCGCCGGCGCCTCGCTCGACCACGCGCACTCGCAGCTCATCGCGCTGCCGGTCGTGCCGCGCCAGGTGGTCGAGGAGATCGAGGGCGCGAAGCGCCACTACGAGCACAAGGAGCGCTGCATCTTCTGCGACATCGTCGGCCAGGAGCGGAAGGAGCGCGCCCGGCTGGTGCACGAGAACGAGGAGTTCGTGGTGTTCGCGCCGTGGGCGCCGCGCAGCCCCTTCGAGACCTGGATCGTGCCCAAGCGGCACGAGTCGAACTTCGAGGCCGAGCCGAAGGAGCGGCTCTCGCTCTGCGCGCAGGCGCTCGGGACGACGCTGCGGCGGCTCGCGGCCGCGCTCGGCGATCCCGCCTTCAACTTCATCGTCCACTCGAACCCGCTGCGCGACGCCGCCTCCCCCTCGTACCACTGGCACATCGAGGTGATGCCGGCGCTCACCCAGGTGGCGGGGTTCGAGTGGGGCTCCGGCTTCCACATCAACCCCGTCCCGCCCGAGGAGGCCGCGGAGTTCCTCCGCGGCGTCGAGGGCTGA
- the glgA gene encoding glycogen synthase GlgA, whose amino-acid sequence MEILFVASEVAPWSKTGGLGDVAGALPRALAARGHAVSVVTPRYGTIDPHAHRLRPLHRALDVRGEPTTLWVSRDRAPVYFVEHEHFFGSRRGLYGEAHDYGDNAERFAYLARAALALPGALGLRPHIVHLNDWQTGLVPFLLRREHARDAALAGARTVFTIHNLAYQGVFSKHVVPALGLPWDVFRYEAMEFHDQLNFLKAGLVFADALTTVSPTYAREIATPQGGVGLDALLRHRARDLHGILNGIDVEEWDPATDRHLPARYSAADLSGKAACKSALQRELGLPERPDVPLVAMIGRLAEQKGLDLVVAALGELLARDLQLVLLGTGRPELEEAFRRAARERPDRMAARIGFDEGLAHRMEAGADLFLMPSRFEPCGLNQMYSLRYGTIPVVRAVGGLEDTVEDFDGWSRGTGFKFRDYHPQAMLLAVRRALEAHRDRRAWRAMMLRGMALDFSWDRSAQAYEALYRSLAAP is encoded by the coding sequence ATGGAGATCCTGTTCGTGGCGTCCGAGGTGGCGCCCTGGTCGAAGACCGGCGGGCTCGGGGACGTCGCGGGGGCGCTCCCGCGGGCCCTCGCCGCGCGCGGCCACGCCGTCTCGGTGGTGACGCCGCGCTACGGGACGATCGACCCGCACGCGCACCGGCTGCGCCCGCTGCACCGCGCGCTCGACGTGCGGGGCGAGCCGACCACCCTGTGGGTGAGCCGCGACCGCGCCCCGGTGTACTTCGTGGAGCACGAGCACTTCTTCGGCTCGCGCCGCGGCCTCTACGGCGAGGCCCACGACTACGGCGACAACGCCGAGCGCTTCGCGTACCTGGCGCGGGCCGCGCTCGCCCTGCCGGGCGCGCTCGGGCTCCGGCCGCACATCGTCCACCTGAACGACTGGCAGACCGGCCTCGTCCCGTTCCTGCTCCGGCGCGAGCACGCCCGGGACGCCGCCCTCGCCGGCGCACGGACGGTGTTCACCATCCACAACCTCGCCTACCAGGGCGTGTTCTCGAAGCACGTCGTGCCCGCGCTCGGGCTGCCCTGGGACGTGTTCCGCTACGAGGCGATGGAGTTCCACGACCAGCTGAACTTCCTCAAGGCGGGGCTCGTCTTCGCCGACGCGCTCACCACCGTGTCCCCGACCTACGCGCGCGAGATCGCCACCCCCCAGGGCGGCGTGGGGCTCGACGCCCTGCTCCGCCACCGCGCGCGGGACCTGCACGGCATCCTGAACGGCATCGACGTCGAGGAGTGGGACCCCGCCACCGACCGGCACCTCCCCGCGCGCTACTCCGCGGCCGACCTCTCGGGCAAGGCGGCCTGCAAGTCGGCCCTGCAGCGCGAGCTCGGCCTGCCGGAGCGGCCCGACGTGCCGCTCGTGGCGATGATCGGGCGCCTCGCCGAGCAGAAGGGCCTCGATCTCGTGGTGGCGGCGCTCGGCGAGCTCCTCGCGCGCGACCTCCAGCTCGTGCTGCTCGGCACCGGCCGGCCCGAGCTCGAGGAGGCCTTCCGGCGCGCCGCGCGCGAGCGGCCCGACCGGATGGCGGCGCGCATCGGCTTCGACGAGGGGCTCGCCCACCGGATGGAGGCGGGCGCCGACCTGTTCCTCATGCCCAGCCGGTTCGAGCCGTGCGGGCTGAACCAGATGTACTCGCTGCGCTACGGCACGATCCCGGTGGTGCGCGCGGTGGGCGGGCTGGAGGACACCGTCGAGGACTTCGACGGCTGGAGCCGCGGCACCGGCTTCAAGTTCCGCGACTATCACCCGCAGGCGATGCTGCTCGCCGTGCGGCGCGCGCTCGAGGCCCACCGCGATCGCCGCGCCTGGCGGGCGATGATGCTGCGCGGGATGGCGCTCGACTTCAGCTGGGACCGGAGCGCGCAGGCGTACGAGGCGCTCTACCGCTCGCTCGCCGCGCCGTGA